The DNA sequence CAGGAGAGCTCGTTGCCGACGTGTTCCGGCATCGCCTGGGAGGTGTTTTGCATGAGTTCACGCCCGTAGCGAACCATCTCGCGCTCCTGTTCGTTCGAGGGGAGCGTCGAGTCGTTCATCTCCTTGGGGGAGAACTGGACCTCGTCACCGGCGGTCGCGTTCCGGTACTCGAAGTTGTCTTTCGAGTCGCCTTCTCGGAGGTCTTCGTCGAGCACTTTCCGATCGGGCCACTCTTTGGGGAGTTCAGTCGTCTCGTTGGACTCTTGTCCGCCGGGTACCGCCGGCGCGGCACAGCCGGCGAGGGCGATTAAGACGACAACACCCAGTAGAGCGAGATGATTGCGATTTGTCATCCCGCATCACCTCTGGTTGTGATCCACAACTGATTTCGTCTCTGCATATTGCCATATATAACAACTGATGATTAAACATTTATGGTCGGCAGAAATTCACGCTAGTGCTAGATTTCAGAACCACTGCAGCGAGTGCTGATCGAGACACAAGGGACAAGTAAAATGTCAATCTCGCCGAGAAAGGTATTTACTATCACGATATTCATCGCAGCGATCGGAATCGGCTACTATTCGATGAACGCGGCACCGGTACTGAGCGACGACTCCCACACGTATCACGGAGACACGGAGTGGCGAACTGATATCGACGACGCACAGCAGCTCGCTGCCGAGCAAGAGAAGCCGCTGTTGATCTACTTCTGGACGACCTGGTGTACGTACTGCGAAGACTACAACGCGAACGCGTACTCCGATCCAGCCGTCCTCGAGCAACTCGACGAGTTCGTCCTCCTCGCAGTCAATCTCGAGGACAACAGTCAACAGGCTGGTGCGCTCCAACAGCAGTACAGCGCGAACTATCCGCCACAGCACGTCGCCGTCACGCCGGACGGCGAGGTCCTAGTCGAAATCAACGGCTACGCCGAGACGGACGCGTTTCAGGGCTATCTGGATGAGGCACTCGAGGAGTGGGAACGCCAATGATGGGTGGAACGCTCCTGATCGGCGCCGCGGTACTGTCCGGTCTCGCGGCGACGGTCCTCCTCTTTGCGAACTATCTCCGACGTGAAGAGCGGTATCTCGACGCCGTTACGCCACTGATCGGCACGACCGCCGGGCTGCTCAGTCTGGCGCTTGCCTATCTAACCTACCAGTTCGTGACCACCGATTACGCGAACGCGTACGTCTGGAACAATACTGCGAACTACATTTCGCTCTTCTATCGGATCACTGGTGTGTACGCGGGGAATCAGGGCTCGATTCTCCTCTGGGCAGCACTAACGGCCGTCGTCGCGTTCTGGGCCGTCGCCGTTCGCGGCCTCGAGCGCCGTGAGACGCGACTCGTCCAGGGGATCACGATGGGGGTCGTAACGTATTTTGCGGCGATGCTTGTGCTTGACAGTCCGTTCAAGCCGATTTCGTCGGAGTTCCCGGAGATGGATCCGGGATTCGTCCCGATCGACGGAACGGGACTCAATCCGCTGCTCATCGATCCGTATATGGCGATCCATCCGCCGATCATGTTCATCGCCTACGCGCTGTTGACGATGCCGTTTGCCATCGCCGTCACCCACTTCATCTCGACGGTTCGCGGGGAGGACGGCCTCTTCGAGGAGTGGATCGGAAGCGTCACACGCTGGCTGCGCATCGCGTGGTTGTTTTTGACCGCGGCTATCACCCTCGGCTCGCTGTGGTCGTATCGTGTGCTGGGCTGGGGCGGTATCTGGGCGTGGGACCCCGTCGAGGTCGCCGTGTTGATCCCGTGGCTGTTCCTCACGGCGACGCTCCACGCGGTGATGAACTATCGCTCCCGGTCGACCTATGCGACGCTTGCGCCCGCGATGACCGGGGCGACGCTCGCACTCATCGTCTACGCCACGGCGATCGTCCGCAGCGGCGTGTTCCGGAGCGTCCATTCGTTCGCCGATGGCGGCATCGGCGCTGCACTGCTGGTGTTGCTGGCGATCACGTCGATTCTCGGCATCGGACTGCCGCTTGGATACTGGCTCCTCCGTGAGCCGGAGACGGCGTCTGAGACAGCGGCGGACACATCGCAGTCCCAGCAATGGGTTTCGCGTGTGAACCTGAAACACCTCGCGGTCCTGAGTATCGGGCTGCTCGGCTTCGTCTCGGTCTGGGGCCTGACGTTCCCGGTGCTCAACGCCTCCGTGACCGGCGTCGAAGTCGAAGTCGGCGGGCAGTACTACAACCTCTGGAGCTACCCGATCGTCCTCGGCGTGTTACTCGTCCTCGGGTTCTACATGGACTACGACGTCGAGGGCCGTCGGCGCGCGCTGATCTCGCTGGGGATCTTCTCGCTGTTGACCGTCCTTGCGGCCCTGATCGCACCCAGCGAGACGTGGACGTTGTCGAACGTCGATGGCAGCGACGCGCTGTTGTACCGACTCGTCGGGAACGCGAGCGCGCTGTCGATTCTCCCGCCAGCAGCGTACGTCTGTCTGACGGTCATCAAGCGAACGCTCGAGTTCGTCCCCGGCAACCCGAATCGAAACTTCCAGCTCAAGCAAGTCGGGATCACGATGATCCACGTCGCCTTCGCGCTGCTCGTGGTGACGGTGACCTTCTCCTATCTCTTTACGGCCCAATCGTCGCTAGTCGTCGCCGACGCCGACCGCGAAGCGACGATCGAGGGTTCGGCTGTCCACGAGGTCCCAGACTCCAACTACGCGGTCCAGGTATCCGACTACCGCTCGTATCAGCGTCCCGAAGAGCCGAACGTCGAAAATATGGCGCTCTCGAGCGAGCAGATCGTCTCTCGCGGACAGGAGATCCACGAGACGAGACAGCCGGTCTACGGCACGGCGACGCAGATAAACACCGGGCCGAACGCAACTGTCATTCAGCTCGATAACTCGGGCATCTGGATCGGTGCGATGAACGCGAGTCA is a window from the Natrinema sp. HArc-T2 genome containing:
- a CDS encoding thioredoxin family protein, whose protein sequence is MSPRKVFTITIFIAAIGIGYYSMNAAPVLSDDSHTYHGDTEWRTDIDDAQQLAAEQEKPLLIYFWTTWCTYCEDYNANAYSDPAVLEQLDEFVLLAVNLEDNSQQAGALQQQYSANYPPQHVAVTPDGEVLVEINGYAETDAFQGYLDEALEEWERQ
- the ccsA gene encoding cytochrome c biogenesis protein CcsA; its protein translation is MMGGTLLIGAAVLSGLAATVLLFANYLRREERYLDAVTPLIGTTAGLLSLALAYLTYQFVTTDYANAYVWNNTANYISLFYRITGVYAGNQGSILLWAALTAVVAFWAVAVRGLERRETRLVQGITMGVVTYFAAMLVLDSPFKPISSEFPEMDPGFVPIDGTGLNPLLIDPYMAIHPPIMFIAYALLTMPFAIAVTHFISTVRGEDGLFEEWIGSVTRWLRIAWLFLTAAITLGSLWSYRVLGWGGIWAWDPVEVAVLIPWLFLTATLHAVMNYRSRSTYATLAPAMTGATLALIVYATAIVRSGVFRSVHSFADGGIGAALLVLLAITSILGIGLPLGYWLLREPETASETAADTSQSQQWVSRVNLKHLAVLSIGLLGFVSVWGLTFPVLNASVTGVEVEVGGQYYNLWSYPIVLGVLLVLGFYMDYDVEGRRRALISLGIFSLLTVLAALIAPSETWTLSNVDGSDALLYRLVGNASALSILPPAAYVCLTVIKRTLEFVPGNPNRNFQLKQVGITMIHVAFALLVVTVTFSYLFTAQSSLVVADADREATIEGSAVHEVPDSNYAVQVSDYRSYQRPEEPNVENMALSSEQIVSRGQEIHETRQPVYGTATQINTGPNATVIQLDNSGIWIGAMNASQTELGISEGDQVVGVGTVMWDFLPNMPQSDGVVVTEAANVGPVSNPPTALDQTRVEGTAVGLTVYQNGEQIARGNAGQEQYRQQGGMEVRDVLVDRGLTHDTYVIAAVDDGTVSLTVKQIPLMTVMRLSVGALLLGMLLVIVFDPAHGLARLWPQVTRQQTTAETTSD